Proteins from one Cellulosilyticum lentocellum DSM 5427 genomic window:
- the cimA gene encoding citramalate synthase: MKTIAVLDSTLRDGGQAEGISFSVSDKLKIVSTLDELGVGYIEAGNPGSNPKDLEFFREVKKLTLKNSKLTAFGSTRRRDIKVEEDANIKSLLEADTPVVAIFGKTWDFHVTEIIKTTLEENLQMIYDTISYLKKQGKEVIFDAEHFFDGYKHNKAYAIEALLKAEAAGADCLALCETNGGAFPDEVYEIVKDVVSKVNIPIGIHTHDDTGLGVANSMMAVFAGATHVQGTLVGFGERCGNANLSTVIPNLQLKRDYVCIPNKNIKKLTSLAIRVSEIANVTLKEQMPYVGKSAFAHKAGMHIDGVTKASHSFEHVSPASVGNERRFLMSEVAGRSTILEKIRRIAPDTSKDDPVTSVIINRIKELEHKGYQFEGADGTFELLVRKALGKYKPFFDLEEFKIIGEEPSKTQGISSSAIIKVRVEDKVEMTAAEGEGPVNALDSALRKALEVFYPELKSVHLTDYKVRVLDTKLATAAKVRVLLESTDGEDYWSTVGVSTDIIEASWIALVDSIEYKLIKDIEKKFKAYL; the protein is encoded by the coding sequence GTGAAGACAATTGCTGTTCTTGATTCAACCCTAAGAGATGGTGGGCAAGCAGAAGGTATCTCCTTTTCCGTATCAGATAAACTTAAAATAGTAAGTACATTGGATGAACTAGGGGTCGGCTATATTGAAGCCGGCAACCCTGGCTCCAATCCCAAAGATCTAGAGTTTTTTAGAGAAGTTAAAAAGCTTACTTTGAAAAATTCAAAGCTTACAGCTTTTGGCAGTACCAGAAGAAGGGATATAAAAGTAGAAGAGGACGCGAATATTAAATCGCTTCTTGAAGCAGATACCCCTGTAGTAGCAATTTTCGGAAAGACTTGGGACTTTCATGTGACCGAAATTATTAAAACAACTTTAGAAGAAAATTTGCAAATGATTTATGATACGATTAGTTACTTAAAAAAACAAGGAAAAGAAGTTATTTTCGATGCAGAACATTTCTTTGATGGTTATAAACATAATAAGGCGTATGCCATAGAAGCTTTATTAAAAGCTGAAGCCGCAGGGGCAGATTGTTTGGCTTTGTGTGAAACTAATGGAGGCGCTTTCCCTGATGAAGTATATGAAATCGTGAAAGATGTGGTTTCAAAGGTCAATATACCAATAGGTATTCATACTCATGATGATACTGGGTTAGGTGTAGCCAATAGTATGATGGCCGTTTTTGCAGGAGCCACTCATGTCCAAGGAACCTTAGTTGGCTTTGGAGAACGTTGCGGAAATGCTAACTTATCCACCGTCATTCCTAACTTACAGTTAAAGAGAGATTATGTATGTATCCCCAATAAAAATATTAAGAAGCTTACCTCATTAGCGATTCGCGTATCAGAAATTGCTAATGTGACCTTAAAAGAGCAAATGCCTTATGTGGGTAAAAGTGCTTTTGCTCATAAAGCAGGCATGCATATTGATGGTGTTACCAAAGCTTCTCATTCTTTTGAACATGTTTCACCAGCAAGTGTAGGTAATGAAAGACGATTTTTAATGTCAGAGGTAGCAGGAAGAAGTACCATACTAGAGAAAATTAGACGTATAGCACCTGATACCAGTAAAGATGATCCTGTAACAAGTGTGATTATCAATCGTATTAAAGAATTAGAACATAAGGGATATCAGTTTGAGGGAGCCGATGGTACCTTTGAACTCCTTGTCAGAAAGGCGCTTGGCAAGTATAAACCTTTCTTTGACTTAGAGGAATTTAAAATTATAGGAGAGGAACCTTCAAAAACACAAGGTATTAGCTCATCTGCTATTATTAAAGTAAGAGTAGAGGATAAGGTGGAAATGACAGCAGCAGAAGGTGAAGGTCCAGTTAATGCCCTTGATAGTGCCCTTAGAAAAGCTTTAGAAGTTTTTTATCCAGAGCTAAAAAGTGTTCACTTAACAGACTATAAGGTGAGAGTATTAGACACCAAATTAGCAACTGCAGCTAAGGTACGTGTTTTACTTGAATCCACTGATGGAGAAGATTACTGGAGTACGGTAGGTGTATCAACTGACATTATTGAAGCCAGTTGGATTGCCTTAGTAGATTCCATTGAATATAAGCTGATTAAAGATATTGAAAAGAAATTTAAAGCTTATTTATAG
- a CDS encoding 2-isopropylmalate synthase, which translates to MTNVVRIFDTTLRDGEQSPGCSMNLAEKIEVARQLERLGVDIMEAGFAIASPGDFASVKAIANTIKNSTVASLARALPKDIDAAAEALKNAKYPRIHTFLATSDIHMQYKLKKTPEEVLETACEMVKYAKRFCSDIEFSAEDASRSNPAFLYQVFEAVIKAGATTINVPDTVGYTSPEEFAALIKGIKENVPSIDKAIISVHCHNDLGLAVANSLAAIKAGARQVECTINGIGERAGNAALEEVVMNLNTRRDLYGIDCGIQTKEIYKSSKLLSSITGVRVQPNKAIVGENAFAHESGIHQHGMLANKETYEIMTPESIGLTENKLVLGKHSGRHAFEDKLKSMGYDLDEAALITAFEDFKVLADKKKDVTDRDIEALICRKVVQIPEAYKLERFVINAGNTITTTSSMRLLTKTGHVLEEVVSSYDGPIDASYKAIDKLVGRKFILEDFVINSVTGGTDAQGEVNVKIRNNDRVYNGHGVSMDIVEASILAYISAINNMLYDQEEKREV; encoded by the coding sequence ATGACAAACGTTGTTAGAATTTTTGATACCACACTTCGTGATGGAGAACAATCACCAGGCTGTAGCATGAACCTAGCTGAAAAAATAGAGGTTGCAAGGCAGCTAGAAAGACTCGGTGTGGATATTATGGAAGCTGGGTTTGCCATTGCTTCTCCAGGTGACTTTGCTTCTGTTAAAGCTATTGCTAATACGATTAAAAATAGTACAGTAGCAAGTCTTGCTCGTGCACTACCTAAAGATATAGATGCGGCAGCAGAGGCACTTAAAAATGCTAAATATCCTAGAATACATACTTTCTTAGCGACTTCTGACATTCATATGCAATATAAGCTAAAGAAAACACCAGAAGAAGTTTTAGAAACAGCGTGTGAAATGGTGAAATATGCAAAGCGTTTTTGCTCTGACATTGAGTTTTCAGCAGAGGATGCCTCTAGAAGTAATCCTGCCTTCCTTTATCAAGTATTTGAAGCTGTTATTAAGGCTGGTGCAACAACCATTAATGTACCTGATACAGTAGGTTATACCTCACCAGAAGAGTTTGCAGCGCTTATTAAAGGTATTAAAGAAAATGTACCTTCTATTGATAAAGCTATTATTTCAGTACACTGCCATAATGACCTTGGCCTTGCAGTAGCTAATTCTTTGGCTGCTATCAAAGCAGGTGCACGTCAAGTGGAATGTACCATTAATGGTATAGGAGAAAGAGCAGGAAATGCAGCATTAGAAGAAGTTGTTATGAATTTAAATACCCGTCGTGACCTCTATGGTATCGATTGTGGTATTCAAACGAAAGAAATCTATAAAAGCAGTAAACTCTTAAGTAGTATCACAGGTGTACGTGTGCAGCCTAATAAAGCTATTGTAGGTGAAAATGCCTTTGCTCATGAGTCAGGTATCCACCAACATGGTATGTTGGCTAATAAAGAAACCTATGAGATTATGACACCAGAGTCTATTGGTCTAACTGAAAATAAATTAGTATTAGGGAAACATTCTGGCCGTCATGCTTTTGAAGATAAGCTTAAGTCAATGGGCTACGATTTAGATGAAGCAGCGCTTATAACAGCATTTGAAGACTTTAAAGTATTAGCAGATAAGAAGAAAGATGTCACAGATCGTGATATTGAAGCACTTATTTGCCGTAAAGTTGTACAAATTCCAGAAGCTTATAAGCTTGAACGCTTTGTTATTAATGCAGGTAATACCATTACCACTACTTCGTCTATGCGTCTTTTAACCAAAACAGGCCATGTGCTTGAAGAGGTTGTATCTTCGTATGATGGACCAATTGATGCTTCTTACAAAGCTATTGATAAATTAGTAGGTAGGAAGTTTATTTTAGAAGACTTTGTGATTAATTCTGTAACAGGTGGTACAGATGCACAAGGTGAAGTAAACGTTAAAATTAGAAATAATGATAGAGTTTATAATGGTCATGGCGTAAGTATGGACATTGTAGAAGCTAGTATTTTAGCTTATATTTCTGCGATTAATAACATGCTCTATGATCAAGAGGAGAAACGGGAGGTATAA
- the ilvC gene encoding ketol-acid reductoisomerase, protein MAKLYYQKDCNLDLLKGKTVAIIGYGSQGHAHALNLHDSGVDVVVGLYNGSKSWKKAEEAGLKVATVAEATKMADFIMILLPDEKQADVYRSEIAPYLTEGKTLAFAHGFNIHFKQIVPPEHTNIVMIAPKGPGHTVRSQFQEGRGVPCLVTAYQDATGNAHDLALAYAAGIGGARGGILETTFQMETETDLFGEQAVLCGGVTALMKAGFEVLVEAGYEPESAYFECIHEMKLIVDLINKGGFEYMRYSISDTAEYGDYTVGSRIITEDTKNEMRKVLKEIQEGTFAKNWILENQSHRAYFNAKRRIEAEHPLEKVGKELRSMMSWADENK, encoded by the coding sequence ATGGCAAAATTATATTATCAAAAAGACTGTAACTTAGATTTATTAAAAGGTAAAACTGTAGCAATTATTGGTTACGGTAGCCAAGGACACGCACATGCCCTTAACTTACATGACTCAGGTGTTGATGTAGTTGTAGGTTTATATAATGGAAGTAAATCATGGAAAAAGGCTGAAGAAGCTGGTCTTAAAGTAGCAACAGTAGCAGAAGCTACAAAAATGGCTGACTTTATCATGATTTTATTACCAGATGAAAAACAAGCAGACGTGTACAGAAGTGAAATCGCTCCATACCTTACAGAAGGTAAAACACTTGCTTTTGCTCATGGTTTTAATATTCACTTTAAACAAATTGTACCACCAGAACATACTAATATTGTTATGATTGCTCCTAAAGGACCAGGTCATACAGTAAGAAGTCAATTCCAGGAAGGTAGAGGGGTACCATGTTTAGTAACAGCTTACCAAGATGCTACAGGTAATGCACATGACCTTGCACTTGCTTATGCAGCAGGTATCGGTGGTGCTAGAGGAGGAATCCTTGAAACAACATTCCAAATGGAAACAGAAACTGACCTTTTCGGAGAACAAGCAGTTCTTTGTGGTGGTGTAACAGCTCTCATGAAAGCTGGTTTCGAAGTATTAGTTGAAGCTGGATATGAACCAGAAAGTGCTTATTTCGAATGTATCCATGAAATGAAACTTATCGTTGACCTTATCAACAAAGGTGGTTTCGAATACATGAGATATTCAATCTCTGATACAGCTGAATATGGTGATTACACTGTAGGTTCTCGTATTATTACAGAAGATACAAAAAATGAAATGAGAAAAGTACTTAAAGAAATCCAAGAGGGTACTTTTGCTAAAAACTGGATCTTAGAAAATCAATCTCATCGTGCTTATTTCAATGCAAAACGTCGTATTGAAGCAGAACACCCACTTGAAAAAGTAGGTAAAGAACTTCGTAGCATGATGTCATGGGCTGACGAAAACAAATAA
- the ilvN gene encoding acetolactate synthase small subunit codes for MKRHVLSVLVENHSGVLSRISGLFSRRGYNIDSLSVGETEDPKVSRMTIVADADEYTLEQIKKQLNKLVDVIKIIELKEENSIYRELAMIKIKASKANRAEIIEIANIFRAHIVDVSNDALIIEATGDQGKISALSNMLEPYGIKEVIRTGLTALQRGEKELKN; via the coding sequence ATGAAAAGACATGTATTATCTGTACTGGTTGAAAACCACTCCGGTGTTTTAAGTAGAATTTCAGGACTTTTTAGTAGACGAGGCTATAATATTGATAGTTTATCAGTGGGGGAAACTGAAGACCCTAAAGTATCTCGTATGACTATTGTGGCTGATGCTGATGAATACACCTTAGAGCAAATTAAAAAGCAACTTAATAAGTTAGTAGATGTTATTAAGATCATTGAGCTTAAAGAAGAAAACTCTATCTATAGAGAACTAGCCATGATTAAAATCAAAGCTAGCAAAGCTAACCGTGCTGAAATTATAGAAATAGCTAATATTTTTAGAGCACATATTGTTGATGTTTCCAATGATGCACTGATTATTGAAGCAACAGGAGACCAAGGCAAAATTAGTGCCCTTAGTAATATGCTAGAACCTTATGGTATTAAAGAAGTGATTAGAACAGGGCTTACAGCACTCCAAAGAGGAGAAAAAGAACTAAAGAATTAA
- the ilvB gene encoding biosynthetic-type acetolactate synthase large subunit — protein MKLSDALIRSLMEENVEVVFGYPGAAVIDIYESLRASSIHHVLVRQEQAAVHSANGYARTTGKVGVCIATSGPGATNLITGIATAYMDSIPIVIITGQVKSNLIGRDVFQEVDITGATEPFIKHSYLIKNPKEFPRIIKEAFYIAKTGRPGPVLIDIPMDYQAMQIDYTYPKEIDIRGYKPTVEGHIGQIKKAIKLLQSSKRPLICAGGGVILGEAKAELKEFIEASQLPLVHTLMGVGALPTKNPQNYGMVGSHGFKQANWALKSADTILFIGARIADRAVANVGILDENANIIHIDVDPAEIGKITSANIPIVGDARHILKHMTELIKPADTKDWCQAIEAHRLIKEEVHPEGCVNPKLVVRTLSDLLDEDAIITADVGQNQFWTIRNMELRNERKLICSGGFGTMGYSLPAAIGAAIGNKDKKVVSVLGDGSFQMSLFELGTLVQEQVNPLIILFNNSGLGMVRELQWRVDLKEHGVCLNMNPDFTTLVSAYGIMTKRVSEASEVEAALKEALASDKPYFIEFTVSDKESTL, from the coding sequence ATGAAATTATCTGATGCGTTAATCAGATCCTTGATGGAAGAAAATGTTGAAGTTGTATTTGGGTATCCAGGCGCAGCCGTCATTGACATATATGAATCTTTAAGAGCATCTTCTATTCACCACGTGCTGGTTCGTCAAGAACAAGCGGCAGTACATAGTGCCAATGGTTATGCCAGAACAACAGGCAAAGTAGGGGTGTGTATAGCAACCTCTGGACCAGGGGCTACTAACCTTATCACTGGTATTGCAACAGCTTATATGGATTCTATACCTATTGTTATTATTACAGGTCAAGTAAAATCCAATCTTATAGGAAGAGATGTTTTTCAGGAAGTTGACATCACGGGGGCGACTGAACCTTTTATTAAACATAGTTATTTAATCAAAAACCCGAAAGAATTTCCACGTATTATAAAAGAAGCTTTTTATATAGCTAAAACAGGTAGACCAGGACCAGTTCTCATTGATATTCCTATGGACTATCAAGCGATGCAAATAGATTATACCTATCCTAAAGAAATCGATATTAGAGGGTATAAGCCTACAGTAGAAGGACATATTGGTCAAATTAAAAAAGCTATTAAGTTATTACAAAGCAGTAAACGTCCATTAATATGTGCAGGAGGGGGCGTTATCTTAGGTGAAGCTAAAGCAGAACTTAAGGAATTTATTGAAGCTTCTCAGTTACCATTGGTACATACATTAATGGGAGTTGGAGCATTACCTACTAAAAATCCTCAAAACTATGGCATGGTAGGAAGCCATGGTTTCAAACAAGCTAATTGGGCTTTAAAGAGTGCTGATACCATTCTTTTTATAGGCGCACGTATAGCAGATAGGGCAGTAGCTAATGTTGGTATACTAGATGAAAATGCTAATATTATTCATATTGATGTAGATCCTGCAGAGATAGGAAAGATTACTTCGGCTAATATTCCTATTGTAGGAGATGCAAGGCATATTTTAAAACATATGACAGAGCTTATTAAACCGGCAGATACGAAAGATTGGTGTCAAGCAATAGAGGCTCATAGGCTTATTAAAGAAGAAGTACATCCAGAAGGATGTGTCAATCCAAAGTTAGTTGTTAGAACTTTATCCGACCTTCTAGATGAAGATGCGATTATTACTGCTGATGTAGGGCAAAATCAATTTTGGACGATTAGAAATATGGAACTTCGTAATGAACGTAAGCTGATTTGTTCAGGTGGATTTGGAACCATGGGCTATTCATTACCAGCTGCTATTGGTGCCGCCATTGGTAATAAAGACAAGAAAGTTGTAAGTGTTTTAGGGGACGGTAGTTTTCAAATGAGTTTATTTGAATTAGGTACCCTTGTACAAGAACAGGTGAATCCACTCATTATTTTATTTAATAATAGTGGTTTGGGTATGGTAAGAGAACTTCAATGGCGTGTGGATTTAAAAGAGCATGGTGTATGCCTGAATATGAATCCTGACTTTACTACCTTAGTAAGCGCTTATGGTATTATGACGAAGCGTGTGAGTGAGGCAAGTGAAGTAGAAGCGGCTTTAAAAGAAGCGCTAGCTAGTGATAAGCCTTATTTCATAGAGTTTACAGTAAGTGATAAAGAATCTACATTATAA
- the typA gene encoding translational GTPase TypA — translation MTMSDMKIINIAVIAHVDAGKSTLVDAFLNQSGVFRANEEHVDCIMDSNDLERERGITIYSKNCSIMYGDYKINIVDTPGHSDFSSEVERVIRTVDTVILLVDSIEGPMPQTRFVLQKSLELGLKPILVINKIDKPNHRAEEVVDMTFDLFVDLQANDEQLDFPILYGIGKQGIMQYELEEEGQDIKPLLETIVERVGEYPKDDEAPLQLQISALSYDNFVGRLGIGRIYKGKVKEGQTVEIADNDGKIRTAKVSKVMVYQGLKQVAVPEATSGDIVVIAGITDISIGETIGEIGKVDPMTPIHIEEPTLSMNFLVNNSPFAGQSGKFVTTRHIKDRLEKETEINVGLKVEPMDTTDGYRVSGRGELHLSVLIENMRREGYELGVSKPEVIMHKDENGTLVEPVERVVISVPDEYSGTVISKLNLRKGMMQSMEPENGHIRIEYLCTTRALLGFRSELITDSRGEATMVRRIEGYTEYVGELPRRANGALIAQEQGTTMGYALNSLEDRGTLFVKPGVDVYSGMIIGQNNRREDMTVNPCKNKKMTNTRSSGADDAIRLSPPRLFTLEEALEFIEDDELVEVTPDAIRLRKKILDEGERTRAARSKK, via the coding sequence ATGACGATGAGTGATATGAAGATTATCAATATAGCAGTTATTGCCCACGTTGATGCAGGTAAATCTACCTTAGTAGATGCCTTTTTAAATCAAAGTGGTGTTTTTAGAGCCAATGAGGAACATGTAGATTGTATTATGGATAGTAATGACCTTGAGAGAGAAAGAGGTATTACTATTTATTCTAAAAACTGTTCCATTATGTACGGAGATTATAAAATTAATATCGTAGATACACCAGGACATAGTGACTTCTCTTCAGAGGTAGAACGTGTTATTCGTACAGTAGATACGGTTATTCTTTTAGTAGATTCTATTGAAGGGCCAATGCCACAAACACGTTTCGTTCTTCAAAAATCATTAGAATTAGGACTTAAACCTATTCTTGTTATTAATAAAATAGATAAACCAAATCATAGAGCGGAAGAAGTTGTGGATATGACTTTTGACTTGTTCGTAGATCTTCAAGCTAATGATGAACAACTTGATTTCCCTATTCTTTATGGAATTGGTAAACAAGGTATTATGCAATATGAACTTGAAGAAGAAGGACAAGATATTAAACCTCTTCTTGAAACAATCGTTGAACGTGTTGGAGAATATCCAAAAGATGATGAAGCACCACTTCAATTACAAATCAGTGCCCTTTCTTATGACAACTTCGTAGGACGTCTTGGTATTGGACGTATTTATAAAGGTAAAGTAAAAGAAGGCCAAACAGTGGAGATTGCTGATAACGATGGTAAAATCAGAACAGCTAAAGTATCAAAAGTGATGGTATACCAAGGTCTTAAACAAGTGGCAGTGCCAGAAGCAACTAGTGGAGATATCGTTGTTATTGCTGGTATCACAGATATTTCAATTGGTGAGACTATTGGTGAAATTGGTAAAGTAGATCCTATGACACCAATTCATATAGAAGAACCTACACTTTCTATGAACTTCCTTGTAAACAATTCTCCTTTTGCTGGTCAAAGTGGTAAATTTGTTACAACTAGACATATCAAAGATCGTCTTGAAAAAGAAACAGAAATTAATGTAGGTCTTAAAGTTGAACCTATGGATACAACAGATGGCTACCGTGTATCAGGACGTGGAGAACTTCACTTATCTGTTCTTATTGAAAACATGAGACGTGAAGGCTACGAACTTGGCGTATCTAAGCCAGAGGTTATTATGCACAAAGACGAAAATGGTACCTTAGTAGAGCCAGTAGAACGTGTTGTGATTTCAGTACCAGATGAGTATTCAGGTACAGTTATTAGTAAACTGAACCTTCGTAAAGGTATGATGCAAAGTATGGAGCCAGAAAATGGCCATATTCGTATTGAGTACCTTTGTACAACTCGTGCCCTTCTTGGATTTAGAAGTGAGCTTATCACTGATTCAAGAGGTGAAGCAACCATGGTAAGACGTATTGAAGGCTATACAGAATACGTAGGAGAATTACCAAGAAGAGCAAATGGGGCTCTTATTGCACAAGAACAAGGGACAACTATGGGATATGCGCTTAACTCATTAGAAGATCGAGGAACACTTTTCGTAAAACCAGGTGTAGATGTTTACTCTGGTATGATTATCGGACAAAATAACCGTCGTGAAGACATGACAGTTAACCCATGTAAAAACAAAAAAATGACTAATACACGTTCATCAGGTGCAGATGATGCCATTCGTTTATCACCACCAAGACTCTTCACACTTGAAGAAGCGCTAGAATTTATTGAAGATGATGAATTAGTAGAAGTAACACCAGATGCAATCAGACTTCGTAAGAAGATTCTTGATGAAGGTGAAAGAACAAGAGCAGCAAGAAGCAAAAAATAG
- a CDS encoding AraC family transcriptional regulator — translation MTQEILYVCEEIHPTITKKFLQSPVHVHDHPELSIILSGEAVYSIKDKTYIIRKGELVLFNPNVSHSVYLSPQTQYKDLHIGYSKLTESVMDYFEKTGNDFIILKLSSEKKYFYSLCEELLQEYRLRKKDCRTMIHALATQLLVLIYRELVKEGVAPSEHLCNMGYPDKRKVVEFITHYINENYMNEISLDMFAKDMYLSQVYISKIFKEETGSSPINYLIKTRLSKAKELLEEQDLPIKVVSGQVGYEDAYHFSKLFKKYYGYAPSALKRHKN, via the coding sequence ATGACTCAAGAAATTCTCTATGTCTGTGAAGAAATTCACCCTACTATTACAAAAAAATTTTTGCAGTCTCCTGTTCATGTTCATGATCATCCAGAACTTTCTATTATCTTAAGTGGTGAAGCTGTTTATTCCATTAAAGATAAAACATATATTATACGTAAAGGTGAACTAGTACTTTTTAATCCTAATGTTTCCCATAGTGTTTATTTATCACCTCAAACGCAATATAAGGATTTACATATTGGCTATAGCAAGCTCACAGAAAGTGTTATGGACTATTTTGAAAAAACAGGAAATGATTTCATTATTTTAAAGCTCAGTAGCGAGAAAAAATATTTTTATTCTCTTTGCGAAGAACTTTTACAAGAATATCGCCTAAGAAAAAAAGACTGTCGTACTATGATTCACGCCTTAGCAACCCAGCTTCTCGTACTTATTTATCGTGAACTTGTAAAAGAAGGCGTGGCCCCTTCTGAGCATTTATGCAATATGGGATATCCTGACAAACGTAAGGTAGTCGAATTCATTACTCATTATATTAATGAAAACTATATGAATGAAATTTCCTTAGACATGTTTGCTAAAGATATGTATTTAAGCCAAGTTTATATTTCTAAAATCTTTAAAGAAGAAACTGGTAGTTCTCCTATTAACTATCTGATTAAAACAAGACTCTCTAAGGCCAAAGAATTATTAGAAGAGCAAGACCTTCCTATTAAAGTAGTATCGGGTCAGGTGGGTTATGAAGATGCTTATCACTTTAGTAAGCTCTTTAAAAAATATTATGGGTATGCCCCATCTGCATTAAAGCGTCATAAAAATTAG
- a CDS encoding DUF362 domain-containing protein, with protein sequence MAYIINEDCISCGACAAECPVSCISEGDSIYVINADECIECGACAGVCPVGAPNPEA encoded by the coding sequence ATGGCATATATTATTAATGAAGATTGTATTAGTTGTGGTGCATGTGCTGCTGAATGTCCAGTAAGCTGTATTTCTGAAGGAGATAGCATTTACGTAATCAATGCTGATGAATGTATTGAATGTGGTGCATGTGCAGGTGTTTGTCCAGTAGGAGCTCCAAATCCAGAAGCATAA
- a CDS encoding cellulase family glycosylhydrolase, translating to MKKKLLSIFMGLCLLVGGGTAVSAADVRGTMRDITPAAIAKEMTAGWNLGNSLDAYGTYSLNNETYWGNPKTTKAMIDAVKNEGFNTIRIPVSWGEHVGSAPNYTIDTAWMNRVQEVVDYAMADGMYVLLDTHHETSWLKPQSATLDASQKQLVAIWTQIAERFKAYGDHLLFEGMNEPRIVGSSNEWSGGDADGRAAVNVLNQAFIDAVRKTGGNNAKRCLIICPYGNNGDPNGLSGFKIPSDKNIMVAIHAYTPYGFTFRPEGNPSWARTTWDGSGKSDIEYLMNNLNTSLISKGVTVIITEFGAVHKNNESEVVKWVKDYVSLATQYGIKCVWWDNNYHKNDGESFGLLDRNSCSWTRKSVADAVIKYAGSAVPGGGTETPTTPETPQAGDMIKVQIVSDWTSGATANITVTNLTGKALNGWTCTFTLDRPITSLWSATLVSQVGNTYTIANPDWQPHLAAGESYTFGCNLGSGPAQVTVTGQTLK from the coding sequence ATGAAAAAGAAGTTGTTAAGTATATTTATGGGCCTATGTTTGCTGGTAGGTGGAGGAACGGCTGTTTCTGCAGCTGATGTACGTGGAACAATGAGGGACATTACGCCTGCTGCAATTGCAAAAGAAATGACAGCAGGATGGAACTTAGGAAACTCATTAGATGCATATGGTACTTATTCATTAAATAATGAAACTTATTGGGGAAATCCTAAAACAACCAAAGCCATGATTGATGCTGTAAAAAATGAAGGATTTAATACGATTAGAATTCCTGTTTCATGGGGAGAACATGTAGGAAGTGCACCTAACTACACGATAGATACAGCTTGGATGAATCGTGTACAAGAAGTGGTGGACTATGCTATGGCAGATGGCATGTATGTGCTACTTGATACACATCATGAAACATCTTGGTTAAAACCTCAATCAGCAACGCTTGATGCTTCTCAGAAACAACTGGTAGCTATTTGGACTCAAATTGCAGAAAGATTCAAAGCCTATGGAGATCACTTACTTTTTGAAGGCATGAATGAACCAAGGATTGTTGGAAGTAGTAATGAATGGAGTGGTGGGGATGCAGATGGTAGAGCTGCCGTTAATGTTTTAAATCAAGCATTTATTGATGCAGTACGAAAAACGGGGGGCAATAATGCAAAAAGATGTCTTATTATCTGTCCTTATGGCAATAATGGAGATCCAAATGGTCTTTCTGGTTTTAAAATTCCTAGTGATAAAAACATTATGGTTGCCATTCATGCTTATACGCCATATGGCTTTACATTTAGGCCAGAAGGTAACCCAAGTTGGGCCCGTACGACTTGGGACGGCTCAGGAAAATCTGATATAGAATATCTCATGAATAATCTAAATACCTCACTTATAAGTAAAGGGGTAACAGTTATCATCACAGAATTTGGTGCAGTACATAAGAATAATGAAAGTGAAGTAGTAAAATGGGTAAAAGACTATGTAAGTCTTGCAACTCAATATGGTATCAAATGTGTATGGTGGGATAATAACTATCATAAAAATGATGGAGAATCTTTTGGCTTATTAGATCGTAATTCATGTAGCTGGACGAGAAAGAGTGTGGCAGACGCTGTTATTAAATATGCAGGTTCAGCAGTACCTGGAGGTGGAACAGAAACACCTACAACTCCTGAGACACCACAAGCAGGTGATATGATTAAAGTGCAAATCGTATCAGATTGGACTTCAGGAGCAACAGCTAATATTACAGTGACGAATTTAACAGGAAAAGCATTAAATGGATGGACTTGTACCTTTACCTTAGATCGTCCTATTACATCACTTTGGAGTGCAACACTTGTAAGCCAAGTAGGGAATACGTACACCATTGCTAATCCAGATTGGCAGCCTCATTTAGCAGCAGGAGAAAGCTATACTTTTGGTTGTAACCTTGGAAGTGGCCCAGCTCAAGTAACTGTTACAGGGCAAACACTTAAGTAG